In the genome of Myxococcus stipitatus, one region contains:
- a CDS encoding response regulator has product MSKKILIVEKSDTALAATLRPVLEGRGFTVEDTADGKGSVEQIRRDRPQLVVLAVELSAGQNGYLICGKLKKDDDLKNVPIVIVGNPDGFAQHRKLKAHADEYVAMPVDAQLLTERVGALIGFPEPPVSEDVVDESLTLDALGDEPMTADFGEEISVDTGEEPAVAGEELDLDAAFNDMSSPEPELESEPVSLVEEPVEAPPDAVVEGVGVEEDFSTLDSLGSDADDALDALDDSEKTVVGFVPVPAAPPPALKVIEPAKPSTPPARTPPTTPTRAPVSAPVVSTPAAPVTSAADAAELRNLRAKVAELQASLEDSRGASAQAEDRVRELEVELESKSTELETARASSGKNDKDTFALRDAVNKRDKEILRLKSELNQKDQEIIELKDQHLELEQKASSSESEIARRDAQIKTLTTRADTLTAERKRVDQQLATAKEESRGATARLTTLQEELDQLNAQTAGLNAELEELRNRTGQLEMEVQTAREEADALRAQVETAQSETEELRGQLEQAQAELSEQATRAADEADELRKRIAELEATAVRNDERVTKLYARIKSEEKLREKTKKALVIAQQLLEEPASAVADSDEAAA; this is encoded by the coding sequence ATGTCCAAGAAAATCCTGATCGTCGAAAAGAGCGACACCGCCCTCGCCGCCACCCTGCGTCCCGTCCTGGAGGGACGGGGCTTCACGGTTGAAGACACCGCGGACGGCAAGGGCAGCGTGGAGCAGATTCGCCGGGACCGGCCCCAGCTCGTCGTGCTCGCGGTGGAGCTGTCCGCGGGGCAGAACGGCTACCTCATCTGCGGCAAGCTGAAGAAGGACGACGACCTCAAGAACGTCCCCATCGTCATCGTCGGCAACCCGGATGGCTTCGCGCAGCACCGCAAGCTGAAGGCCCACGCCGACGAGTACGTGGCCATGCCTGTCGACGCGCAGCTGCTCACCGAGCGCGTGGGAGCGTTGATCGGCTTCCCTGAGCCGCCCGTCTCCGAGGACGTGGTGGACGAGAGCCTCACCCTGGATGCACTCGGCGATGAGCCGATGACCGCGGACTTCGGCGAGGAGATCTCCGTGGACACGGGCGAGGAGCCCGCCGTCGCCGGGGAAGAGCTGGACCTGGACGCGGCCTTCAACGACATGTCCTCGCCGGAGCCGGAGCTGGAGTCCGAGCCCGTCTCGCTGGTCGAGGAGCCCGTCGAGGCACCGCCCGACGCCGTGGTGGAAGGCGTGGGTGTGGAGGAGGACTTCTCCACGCTGGACTCGCTCGGCTCGGACGCGGACGACGCGCTCGACGCGCTGGATGACTCCGAGAAGACGGTGGTGGGCTTCGTTCCCGTGCCCGCCGCGCCTCCGCCCGCGCTGAAGGTCATCGAGCCGGCGAAGCCCTCCACGCCGCCCGCGCGCACGCCGCCGACGACGCCCACGCGGGCCCCCGTCAGCGCGCCCGTGGTCTCCACGCCGGCCGCCCCGGTCACCTCCGCCGCCGACGCGGCCGAGCTGCGCAACCTGCGCGCGAAGGTCGCGGAGCTCCAGGCGTCCCTGGAGGACTCGCGTGGCGCGTCCGCCCAGGCCGAGGACCGCGTGCGGGAGCTCGAGGTCGAGCTCGAGTCCAAGTCCACCGAGCTGGAGACGGCGCGGGCCTCGTCGGGGAAGAACGACAAGGACACCTTCGCCCTGCGCGATGCCGTCAACAAGCGCGACAAGGAGATCCTGCGGCTCAAGTCGGAGCTGAACCAGAAGGACCAGGAGATCATCGAGCTGAAGGATCAGCACCTGGAGCTGGAGCAGAAGGCCAGCTCGAGCGAGTCGGAGATTGCCCGGCGCGACGCGCAGATCAAGACGCTCACCACCCGCGCGGACACACTCACCGCCGAGCGCAAGCGCGTGGACCAGCAGCTCGCCACCGCCAAGGAAGAGTCTCGCGGCGCCACCGCGCGGCTCACCACCCTCCAGGAAGAGCTGGACCAGCTGAATGCGCAGACGGCCGGCCTCAACGCCGAGCTGGAGGAGCTGCGCAACCGCACCGGTCAGCTCGAGATGGAGGTGCAGACCGCGCGCGAGGAGGCGGACGCCCTGCGCGCCCAGGTGGAGACCGCGCAGAGCGAGACCGAGGAGCTGCGCGGTCAGCTCGAGCAGGCGCAGGCGGAGCTGTCCGAGCAGGCCACGCGCGCGGCGGACGAAGCCGACGAGCTGCGCAAGCGCATCGCCGAACTGGAGGCCACCGCCGTCCGCAACGACGAGCGTGTGACGAAGCTCTACGCGCGCATCAAGAGCGAGGAGAAGCTGCGCGAGAAGACGAAGAAGGCGCTCGTCATCGCCCAGCAACTCCTGGAAGAGCCGGCCTCGGCCGTGGCGGACAGCGACGAAGCCGCCGCCTGA
- a CDS encoding anti-sigma factor family protein produces MTCQELERLLYPYLDGEFQPEERVDLESHLAACPPCRRRVEDERNMRSALRRAARHSVQQMRAPASLRAGIAQGLHKEHRRAQYGVWLRAGAVALVVMTVGSGWLMLREAQRQRLARDEIVRRHSRALPFEIASSAPEQLETWFKGKVDPRVALPQLPKAKPLGGRISILNGREVAYISYETLPNDGEPSRRLGVFVVPDEEGPKPQALPAVEVDSAQGFNIVTWRDQEVVYEMVTDMDEHDILRMLDERERGATVASNPLPMESSDGEYSYQTLPRPQRVHPAVSAEPASYP; encoded by the coding sequence ATGACCTGCCAGGAACTCGAACGGCTTCTGTATCCGTACCTCGACGGCGAATTTCAGCCGGAGGAGCGGGTCGACCTCGAATCCCACCTCGCCGCGTGCCCCCCTTGCCGGCGCCGTGTGGAGGACGAGCGGAACATGCGCTCCGCCCTGCGCCGGGCCGCGCGTCACTCCGTGCAGCAGATGCGCGCGCCAGCCTCCTTGCGCGCGGGCATCGCGCAGGGGCTCCACAAGGAGCACCGCCGCGCACAGTACGGCGTCTGGCTGCGGGCGGGCGCCGTCGCCCTCGTGGTGATGACGGTGGGCAGCGGCTGGCTGATGCTCCGCGAAGCCCAGCGTCAGCGCTTGGCGCGGGACGAAATCGTCCGCCGGCACTCGCGAGCGCTCCCGTTCGAGATCGCGTCGTCCGCGCCGGAGCAGCTGGAGACGTGGTTCAAGGGCAAGGTGGACCCGCGCGTCGCCCTGCCCCAGCTCCCCAAGGCCAAGCCGCTGGGGGGCCGCATCTCCATCCTCAACGGGCGCGAGGTCGCGTACATCAGCTACGAGACCCTCCCCAACGACGGGGAGCCCAGCCGCAGGCTCGGCGTCTTCGTCGTCCCCGACGAGGAAGGTCCCAAGCCCCAGGCGCTCCCGGCGGTGGAGGTGGACTCCGCGCAGGGCTTCAACATCGTCACGTGGCGGGACCAGGAAGTCGTCTACGAGATGGTCACCGACATGGACGAGCACGACATCCTCCGCATGCTCGATGAGCGCGAGCGCGGGGCCACGGTGGCCAGCAACCCGCTGCCGATGGAGTCGTCCGACGGTGAGTACTCGTACCAGACGCTCCCCCGTCCTCAGCGCGTCCACCCCGCGGTCTCCGCCGAGCCGGCTTCGTATCCCTGA